The nucleotide window CATGCAGCAAGATTTAATCAGAGCAGGGATCCTTGATAGCAGGTATTCTAGAACCATGAAATTGCACTAACCTTGGGAGCGAGAACGAGCATTGACTTTAGAGTCAGTTCCCGAAGAAAAGCAGATGTATCAGAGAAACCGGTAGCAACGTGGGGataaacctaattcaaagaGCGCAAGCAAATTTAGAACTTAGAAACCAGTACTAAAGCGCAGACTACCAGGATAGCAACAAAATGTAACAAGAATTTGCTTGATCATTGAAATATGGTTAACCATTGACTTCATACTTGCTCATCAACAATTTGTGCTGATAATGATTCTCCAAACTGATCAACATATTGCAAAAGACCAACTCGAATAGCTCGGTCATTGGAAGCAAACAGTTTCACAATGGTTGGCAGCACCTAAAGAGCAATAATTATATGACGTCAGTGAcacaaaataattaaagaaTAGAAGAATCGTAAGAAACTGAGGACTAAGAAAGAGCAACAGTTCAAGAGAAGTTTAAGTCAAAGAAAAAATTCATAATGTATAAGGTCAATGCAGAGAATGCTGAAACACTGACCTTCACACTAAATTCTTCAGTTGAAAGCCAAGAACCCATTTTTAACAATGCAGTCAAAGCAGGTGCAGCAGCTGAACCAAATTCAAGGGCAGAAGCTAATAAAGGAAGTAACTGTAGAAACCAGAAGTTAAAATTATAAATTGATACTGAAAGTTCACTATATATTTCAACTAAATGAATCACGTAATACCTTTTTCAGCACAATTTGACGAGGTAGCTGCTCTGCCAAATTCGGAAGCTTGCGGAAGAAAGTATCTTTCTCAACACTATCCTTCAAATTTAGAATTTCCATGAAGTGTATTGTATCCACCAACTTATTTTGAAAATAGGCTGCAAATCATTTTGTTGCAACACTTAGTAAAATAGAAGAAACtaagataagaaaaagaaagacaCCACAATAGGAAGACCATGACAGATAGAAAAGTAAAACAACCTAGGTATAAcacaaacaggaaaaaaaaacaaaataaaatagtaTGACCTCCAAAAGCATAAAACTTTCAAACATCTTTTCAGAAAAGGGCTCACGTCTCTGCCATTTCCAACTTTCAGTTAAGACAAGGAGCTTCAGGAACTGTGAGACTGATGACCTATACTCAGTGTAAGATTTATCACTATCGAGCTAACATGTTCGCATAGTTATAAAATTCATACtgctttttatattttctttgtgatcaatcatgcaaacaagaagtAGAAGGCTAACATTCATTAATATTAAAGATACTGACTTAGTTATTACCTACTTCTATCTAGACTATAATTCTCATCTCAGAGCCATAGATGATAATCCAGTCAGAAAACTAGTAGGTGCAATAGATTACCCAATGCTGATCAATCCTCGAACTATGAAGCAGACTAGAATACTCAAGACTACAGTTTTCTTAAAGATATTAAGATAACGCAAGTTAAGAAGGAAAGATCACCACTGTTTTCTATAAGCTTCGACGTATTCAACCTACGAGAAGGCACGGCACTCAGGAGCCGCTGATAATCTGGAAGCAGAGACTGTGAGGCAAGGAAATACAgagatgaaaatgaaaatgaatctTTAGAAATATCAACTGCAAGGAAACTAACACATATTGTAGACACATATCAGATAAATATGTATAAGAAAAGCTAAAAAGACTAAATTGCGATCACTGATTCATCCGGACAGTAGAAGGCTAACCTTTGGAATAGAAGCAGTGTTTCGCAGCTCCTCTGTTTTGCTTAACTTCAGACCAGAGAAGAGCTCGTAGATAAGACAGCCTATCAAGTTTATAAAAGAATTTAGATTCTCAAGGGAAGCCTATTCAACCCGAAGAACCCAAATTTGCATAATAACTTGAATAGAACAAAATAATCAGCAATACTTCAAAGTGGATCAGTGGCCACTGAAAATACTATCAAAGCCAATAAAACAACATTCACAGTACAGAATGTGTTGCACAAGACCTTCAAAATCTATCAGCTGACTTAAGAGTAGAGATACAGTAGCCCTCCAACCACGATAAGATAAAGGAAAGGAATACATCTAAGTTTCACAACAGCATAAATTTGACAACAAAAACCCCAGAAAAAGATCCACTTACTTTCCACCTTTTCGCTATAAACTCTACTCATCTTCAACTAAACAACTCAAAATTGTCACTTTACAACAAATTTCTAAACACAACTTTAGCCTTTTTCTCTCCATAAATCTCTCGATAGAGAATGATGCAGAGAATAAGGAACCACTCAGCTCAACTTTGTATCCAAAACGACCTATACTACAAACCTCAAAACAATAGAAGTTTTAGATTCAACAGAAGTTGAGATTAATTTTTCTCAATAAGACGGTTTAACTGTCATTTCTACATATCTTCGAAGAATGAATTTAGCTGGAGCATCAAAATGTCCTTTACAAATTAACTTAACATAACAAACCAATAATCAGGTTCACTAACAGACTACAAGTCAACTAGAGACTTACCCAAGCCCCAAGAATCAATGGCCCATGGTGGAGACTTTCTGACTGCCGCCCAATCAGACTTCAACAACTCCACAGGTTTGTATTGTGATCCAACAAGCCAGGCATATTGCTGAAGGAAAAATGGAATTGGTGAGAGTCATATCACAGCTTGTGACTAATTCTAAGCACTTTGTATGAAAAATTATCCAGAACAAATAATCTTAGTAGAAACAAACACCAGGCCAGTGAGGGATCACAAGTACGCTCCAACAACTGCTAGGCCAACATAACCCAACAAAGTAgataaaaaggaagaaaaaaaaaacatccttTAAGGTGATGGATGACATCTGAAAACGGGCTTACCAGCATTGGTCCAGCAGAAGCCTCATTGGTGCCATCAAACTCGGAAAGAACATCAAAAGCATGCAGCTTCCAGTCCAAGGTTTGAGTTACAACCACACTGGCAACACAAACATTGGCATGAACCTGTAGTAGCCAAAGCCAGAGATTGTGAAATAGTGAGACTATAACGGAAAATGTAGTGAGAGACAGATAGAGTGTGGTCTCGGCTGACTATCTATAACTTACCAGTTTACAATCATTATTTAAGAAACTAACAGCTTTAGCAATCTGGTGCAGGCCCCAAGCGTAATATTCATCCCTGACAAGAATACATAAGCAAGCTATAACATGGTAGACGATATGCAGAGAAGAATGACATGTGATATATGCCATATAATGGGGTGGAGTAAGGATGAAAGAGAAAACGAGGGCGGGAGAGGAGATTATTACCTTTGGATGTTTTGTAAACAGAGTTCTTTGATCTTCTCAGAGAGTGGCATAACAGGCTCGGTGACAATGTAGATAGTGTGCTTGGTGGTAGAAGCATCCATGGTTTCGGTTTCAGTACTGTGGAGAAATGATAAGATGTTGGGATGTCTGAcctgaaaagaaaggaattgcaTATGAGGACtcaaaagcagcagcagcagcaacagcaaGCATAGAATAGAAGGGAAGGACTTACAGTACGGAGACGCTTGACGCCATTGCGAGCGGCGGCCAAATGGCCATCCTGAGCATTACTTCCACTAATGGAAAATATGGACACCGGAGACCCATCGTCCTGAGATAAACCAATTCAAACATCATCGTCTTCAGATCCTAATTCATTTGTTTACGAAACTTGCACATAGATGGaaaaacaagagagagagagagaggtaagcAAACCTTGGAGGTGCCCCTGAAGTGTGTCCAAGAACCCCAAGCGGAGGGATAGGGCTCGCCGATGTTGTATGGCAGATCTTTGGGTCCGCTCCCAGATCCACCCACCACTCGATTCAAGAATTTCAacatcctttcttcttcttctttcctttagaTCCACCGCTCTTCCCTTCTCATACTCCCTCTCCGCCCTCCTTCAATCTCCGATTCTTGTCTTAAGTTCAAATCTATGAGATTCCCAATCGGAACTTTCTGTCTGTCTGTCCGTCCGTCCGTCCAGGGTtatattaatttagttaatCTCATTCGTATAGTCTAGGCTGCGTTTGGTACAGCTTTTAACCTCCTGTGCTTATAAGCAATGTCCCAtttggtgtttggtaaatcaaCTTCACGCGGGCTTCTTTTGGAAGCCAGGGCTTATAAGCTGGAAAAGCAGAAGCCAGGAGACCCTTGCTTTTAGAAGCCAGAAGCCGCGGCTACTGTAGCGAAGGTTTAATGAATTTTTCAAAATACCATTGGGTACCCTTATGAACTTCAAGGAATTACACACACGACCAGCCTCTTCTCTTCCTCAACTCTCCCTTTCTGTCTTCTCTCTCTCGGTGCTCAGGACGACGTTGTGCATCCATCGGCGCCTCCGCCTTTGCTCTCCCTTGTGGCCACCTCGAGTTCGGTAAGGagttttgtttgtgattttgatttctTGGGGTTTGATTTCATTTCTCTCTGTCCTGAAAACCTAAAATTAAATAGTCTCTTGATTTGGGTTCGATAAAATTCTGGGCTTTCTGACTGTATCTTGATCTGGGTTGTTCTGGGTTTCTGTTAAGAGTGAGGTGTGTGATTGTAGTTTGATATCTTGATCTGGGTTGATGATTATGTGTCAATATAGTTTCAATTGTTATGCCCGATTCTAGTTTTTCTAAGAAAGGGCTAATGTATTAACAAAGAATAGCTGCAAGAATTAATTTCCAAGACAATGACTATTCGATTATCAGTCATCGCAgaatcattaatgtaatcgaaacAAGCTATCATGTTTTGAACATGTGAGTAAGGCATATACAGAGATGGTAATTGGTTTAATTTTTGCAGCATGGCTATGAATGATTGGGAGCTCATGATTCCTTTAGCCTTCTTTTCTGGTGATATGGTCATCTTGATTCAaatttaggaataaaattagaCCTTGGTGTTGCAACAGGGAAGAATTATCTTCAGTGGCATGTTACTCGGGCTGAGTTGGTGGTGACGGAAGCCAAGTTGTGCAAGGAGATACTCAGTAATAAAGATGGATTATATCCGAAACCCAAGTTCAGAGCTTATGCAAAGAAGATATTTGGGAATGGACTTCCACAATTAGAATGAAAACTGGGCGAAATCACAAATGCTGACTATTGATAAAGCCAGTCTTTCTTTTCCCTGCATTGTGGTTTATGTGTTGATCTGGCATGGTGGTATTGTTTTGTATTACTAGAATATGATTCCAAGTTAGCTAGAATTCAGGTCAGTTGTTTTATATATGAATTTACATCATAGAGTTTTATTACTATATTGATTGGGTTGAAGATGGACCAGCTGAGGATCTGTATTATGTATTGTATCTGCCTATCTGGTCTCTGAGAGGATCTGCAAAAGGATTGGCATATCTCCATGAGGACTGTAAGTTCTCTCTGAGTGCTAGCTTTTTTATATTGGGAACTACATACAATATTCTTGTTGACTCTAAGTTTCTCAAGGCTGCTAATATTCTTATTGATGACAACTTTGAGGCGAAGGTAGCCAAGTAGGTTGTAATAGCTTTCACATTTTGATATGATTCATCATAGACATCAAATGTATAAAGCTCATGATGTTCGCTGCATAGTTGGTCCTAATTTACAAAGAATGTAATTGAGTCAGGGAGGAAAATATAATTGAGTCAATGCTTGTTGGGTGGTTATATATAGAAGAACTAGATTGTTGTGTTCGATCTTCTCCCTTTGTGTTATTGCTGCTGCCCTTTTgtggtttgaattttgaaaagaaagtTTTTGGGCAAAGTTCTGCAACATTGCAAATTCATGATAGAACTTAAATAGCTCAAGATAATGGTGGCATGGTATATATATCCTAATCCGTATAAAGCCAAAAGAATATGTTATGACCACTAATTATTTTTTTCAGGAGCTCAATCCGGCCACGTACTAATACAGCATCGAACCTGCTAGGACATCCACTAGAGCTGTAAGTTTATTACTTATTGTACAAACTACATATTTAAGGAAatcagttctctctctctctctctctctctctctctctgtactactttttaaaatttttgttttctttctcgtCAGTTTTATTACATTAAGGATAGCTGTGGATTTTTTGGTTTCCAAGCTGAACTGTCTTCTTATTTTCATAGTATTATTATTGGTGTATTTTGGCTGATAGTTTGGATAGCTGCAACTGCTGGACAGGACTTAAATTGTGTGTTTCAGCTTTATTTGGTTTCAGCAATCAACTTGTTCTTTCTTTAAGACCATTAGATCATAGTTATGTACAGTTTCCTTCATCATTACTTTCTTGGACCGGGCCTTATAACTTTCTTGCAAAGTTCAGTAATGTCTTGAAGTTTTATGTTATGGTCTCTTTACATTTGGAGCTAAAATATTTGATGCGCATTATACCATAAATGTTCTTATTATGATAGTGCTTGTCTCAGTAAAATGTTTGCTTAACTA belongs to Rosa chinensis cultivar Old Blush chromosome 4, RchiOBHm-V2, whole genome shotgun sequence and includes:
- the LOC112197198 gene encoding probable inactive serine/threonine-protein kinase scy1 isoform X1; translated protein: MLKFLNRVVGGSGSGPKDLPYNIGEPYPSAWGSWTHFRGTSKDDGSPVSIFSISGSNAQDGHLAAARNGVKRLRTVRHPNILSFLHSTETETMDASTTKHTIYIVTEPVMPLSEKIKELCLQNIQRDEYYAWGLHQIAKAVSFLNNDCKLVHANVCVASVVVTQTLDWKLHAFDVLSEFDGTNEASAGPMLQYAWLVGSQYKPVELLKSDWAAVRKSPPWAIDSWGLGCLIYELFSGLKLSKTEELRNTASIPKSLLPDYQRLLSAVPSRRLNTSKLIENSAYFQNKLVDTIHFMEILNLKDSVEKDTFFRKLPNLAEQLPRQIVLKKLLPLLASALEFGSAAAPALTALLKMGSWLSTEEFSVKVLPTIVKLFASNDRAIRVGLLQYVDQFGESLSAQIVDEQVYPHVATGFSDTSAFLRELTLKSMLVLAPKLSQRTISGSLLKYLSKLQVDEEPAIRTNTTILLGNIASHLNEGTRKRVLINAFTVRALRDSFSPARGAGIMALCATSSYYDITEISTRILPNVVVLIIDPDNDVRSKAFQAVDQFLQIVKQTYEKTNSGDAAGAAGDGLSSMPGNASLLGWAMSSLTLKGKPAEQAPLALVNTSASLTKMTSNDSSAMDTPTTAPAHVSSTTDFPDQHVPESPTSTDGWGELENGIQEEHESDKDGWDDIEPLEEPTPPPALANIQAAQKRPVSQSRPKQAASLRPKNTAKVIKDEDDELWGSIAAPAPKTSSKALNLKTSQSVDDDDDPWAAIAAPLPTTKARPLAAGRGRGAKPAAPKLGAQRINRTSSSGV
- the LOC112197198 gene encoding probable inactive serine/threonine-protein kinase scy1 isoform X2; translated protein: MLKFLNRVVGGSGSGPKDLPYNIGEPYPSAWGSWTHFRGTSKDDGSPVSIFSISGSNAQDGHLAAARNGVKRLRTVRHPNILSFLHSTETETMDASTTKHTIYIVTEPVMPLSEKIKELCLQNIQRDEYYAWGLHQIAKAVSFLNNDCKLVHANVCVASVVVTQTLDWKLHAFDVLSEFDGTNEASAGPMLQYAWLVGSQYKPVELLKSDWAAVRKSPPWAIDSWGLGCLIYELFSGLKLSKTEELRNTASIPKSLLPDYQRLLSAVPSRRLNTSKLIENSAYFQNKLVDTIHFMEILNLKDSVEKDTFFRKLPNLAEQLPRQIVLKKLLPLLASALEFGSAAAPALTALLKMGSWLSTEEFSVKVLPTIVKLFASNDRAIRVGLLQYVDQFGESLSAQIVDEQVYPHVATGFSDTSAFLRELTLKSMLVLAPKLSQRTISGSLLKYLSKLQVDEEPAIRTNTTILLGNIASHLNEGTRKRVLINAFTVRALRDSFSPARGAGIMALCATSSYYDITEISTRILPNVVVLIIDPDNDVRSKAFQAVDQFLQIVKQTYEKTNSGDAAGAAGDGLSSMPGNASLLGWAMSSLTLKGKPAEQAPLALVNTSASLTKMTSNDSSAMDTPTTAPAHVSSTTDFPDQHVPESPTSTDGWGELENGIQEEHESDKDGWDDIEPLEEPTPPPALANIQAAQKRPVSQSRPKQASLRPKNTAKVIKDEDDELWGSIAAPAPKTSSKALNLKTSQSVDDDDDPWAAIAAPLPTTKARPLAAGRGRGAKPAAPKLGAQRINRTSSSGV